A window from Neobacillus sp. PS3-40 encodes these proteins:
- a CDS encoding IS110 family transposase — MKDTIKYVGLDVSKEKIAVAIADEGRGEPRYHGMIPHTPEEVRKLMKKLGSPESLRVCYEAGPTGYPLYRLFITLGIHCSVIAPSLIPKRPGERIKTDRRDSVRLAHLYRAGELTPIYVPTPEDEALRDLVRCREDAKEDELRGKHRLSKFLLRNDIKPPTGVNKWTIKYFRWLDTLKFENPSLQVTFQEYYHQLKELAQRILRLEEEIKILASEGVHAKKIQALQSLRGVALITATSIVAEIGSFKRFTTPRQFMAYVGLIPSEYSSGEKRRQGEITKTGNRHVRRLLVESAWSYRYQPSVKGELQRRQSGQSPTIQAISWKAQNRLHKKYFRLLSRGKESGKAITAVARELAGFIWAVMQEVEDIPQA; from the coding sequence ATGAAGGATACCATTAAATATGTAGGTTTAGACGTATCAAAGGAAAAAATTGCAGTCGCTATTGCCGATGAGGGCCGAGGGGAGCCTAGATACCATGGAATGATTCCTCATACACCAGAAGAAGTGAGGAAATTAATGAAAAAATTGGGCAGCCCGGAATCTCTGCGAGTGTGTTATGAAGCTGGTCCGACAGGATATCCATTGTACCGACTATTTATCACACTAGGGATTCACTGCTCGGTGATTGCCCCGTCTCTTATTCCTAAAAGACCTGGAGAACGTATTAAAACGGATCGCAGGGACTCTGTTCGCTTAGCTCATTTATATCGGGCTGGAGAGTTGACTCCAATTTATGTACCAACTCCAGAGGATGAGGCTCTGCGGGATCTTGTTAGGTGTAGAGAAGATGCCAAAGAAGACGAACTGAGAGGAAAACACCGATTAAGTAAATTTTTACTGCGTAATGATATTAAACCTCCTACTGGAGTAAATAAGTGGACAATCAAATATTTCAGATGGCTGGACACTTTAAAATTTGAAAACCCTTCTCTACAAGTAACCTTCCAGGAATACTACCACCAACTCAAAGAGTTAGCACAACGTATTCTAAGGTTAGAAGAAGAAATTAAAATTCTAGCGAGTGAAGGTGTCCATGCCAAAAAAATTCAAGCACTCCAATCATTAAGAGGAGTAGCTCTTATTACAGCGACAAGTATTGTAGCAGAAATCGGTTCTTTTAAACGTTTTACTACACCGAGGCAATTCATGGCTTATGTTGGTTTAATCCCTAGCGAGTATTCGAGTGGTGAAAAAAGGAGACAAGGAGAAATAACCAAAACAGGTAATCGACACGTACGGCGTTTATTGGTAGAGTCTGCCTGGAGTTATCGGTATCAACCCTCTGTTAAAGGAGAACTACAAAGACGGCAAAGTGGGCAATCACCAACGATTCAGGCAATATCGTGGAAAGCACAGAACCGACTCCACAAGAAGTATTTCCGCTTATTATCAAGAGGGAAAGAAAGCGGTAAAGCCATTACAGCAGTAGCGCGAGAATTGGCAGGTTTTATTTGGGCAGTGATGCAAGAAGTAGAAGATATACCTCAAGCTTAA
- a CDS encoding MFS transporter yields MMEKQTKKNIFSLQGFYLLSFFGFGSITPLISVYLSDVEKLNGTQIGLILSIGPIMMIFFQPIWGMVSDLTKAPPKVLTFTTLLAGIFGFGYIAFHHYSLLLLTAILMAIFQSAIIPISDSISIKYTSKVHYNYGNIRLFGSLGFGIAVFVMGRLSEYTPTIIFYAYFISLSISSFLAFRLPKESASTKVNLLLGVKDLFVLKKFIMFLIVTFLIFGPNLANNFYFGLFVDKLGGSYTGIGVAFLIAVLSEIPFMRISGRLIDKYGLLPIAAIAGAVSMVRWFFYFLEPSLTLVYASAIVQGLSIGLFIPAGIRYIRDITPVHITATAITIYSAIGNGLGNWFSTFFGGIIYDKFSIFGVYFFFGILSLFGVLLNLWLMKDQKDTNHEKSYGK; encoded by the coding sequence ATAATGGAAAAACAAACAAAAAAAAATATCTTTTCACTCCAGGGATTTTATCTTCTTTCCTTTTTTGGATTTGGAAGCATAACCCCGCTAATAAGTGTTTATTTATCGGATGTGGAAAAATTAAATGGAACACAAATAGGGTTAATATTGTCAATTGGACCAATCATGATGATCTTTTTCCAGCCCATTTGGGGAATGGTTTCTGATCTTACGAAAGCTCCGCCAAAGGTATTAACTTTTACCACTCTATTGGCAGGGATTTTCGGTTTTGGCTATATAGCTTTTCATCATTATTCCCTCCTCCTATTAACTGCTATCTTAATGGCAATTTTCCAAAGTGCAATCATTCCTATATCAGATAGTATTTCTATCAAGTACACATCAAAGGTCCATTATAATTATGGTAATATTCGCTTGTTTGGTTCACTGGGGTTTGGAATTGCTGTTTTTGTAATGGGAAGGTTATCGGAATATACGCCAACTATTATCTTTTACGCTTATTTTATTTCACTTTCAATTTCCTCGTTTTTAGCATTCCGGTTACCAAAAGAGAGTGCTTCAACAAAAGTAAACCTGCTTTTAGGGGTGAAAGATCTCTTTGTTTTAAAGAAATTTATTATGTTTTTAATTGTCACTTTTTTAATTTTTGGTCCTAATTTGGCGAATAACTTTTATTTTGGTTTATTTGTCGATAAATTAGGGGGTTCATATACGGGGATAGGGGTAGCATTTTTAATTGCAGTTTTATCAGAAATACCATTTATGCGTATTTCTGGCCGATTAATTGATAAATATGGATTACTGCCCATTGCAGCCATTGCAGGAGCTGTTTCCATGGTTAGATGGTTTTTTTATTTTCTAGAGCCTAGCTTAACACTTGTCTATGCCTCAGCAATAGTCCAGGGATTATCCATTGGCCTATTTATACCCGCAGGAATTCGATATATTCGTGATATTACCCCCGTACATATCACAGCTACTGCTATCACGATTTATTCAGCGATCGGAAATGGACTTGGCAACTGGTTTAGCACTTTTTTTGGTGGGATTATTTATGATAAGTTCTCAATCTTTGGTGTCTATTTTTTCTTTGGCATCCTATCACTTTTTGGTGTTCTATTAAATTTATGGTTAATGAAAGATCAAAAAGATACAAATCACGAAAAAAGCTATGGAAAATAA
- a CDS encoding formate/nitrite transporter family protein has product MDIQPMEQVIEIALKKKKILNDSLLKYLLRAALSGVYIGFGIMLSFRLGEGFFDIKSPIASLMTSVFFGIALILIIYGGSELFTGNTMIFTMSTLKKATSWKDTFQNWLACYTGNLIGAIFFAIIVMFSGLLSSMDNSQLLMTVASSKMDAPFMELFFRAILCNWVVCLAVWLPMHVKGDGAKITVMMLLVFAFVASGFEHSVANMVTFAVALAIPHPDTVTLLGAIHNLLPVTLGNILGGGLFVGGLYVFLTTTSNSNEQIIRSNERVRMIETNYLNKIKA; this is encoded by the coding sequence ATGGACATTCAACCAATGGAACAAGTAATTGAAATAGCGTTAAAAAAGAAAAAGATTTTAAATGATTCCCTACTTAAATATTTACTACGAGCAGCATTGTCCGGAGTATATATCGGATTTGGTATCATGTTATCTTTTCGATTGGGTGAAGGATTTTTTGATATAAAATCGCCAATTGCTTCATTAATGACTTCTGTATTTTTTGGAATTGCTCTTATCCTCATTATTTATGGAGGGTCCGAATTATTTACTGGTAATACAATGATTTTTACAATGAGCACATTGAAAAAAGCAACCAGTTGGAAGGATACTTTTCAAAACTGGCTTGCATGTTACACGGGGAACTTAATAGGAGCAATCTTTTTTGCGATTATTGTCATGTTTTCCGGATTATTATCTTCCATGGATAATAGTCAGTTATTAATGACAGTGGCAAGTAGTAAGATGGATGCTCCATTCATGGAACTTTTCTTCAGAGCAATTCTATGTAACTGGGTTGTTTGCTTGGCTGTTTGGTTACCCATGCATGTAAAAGGTGATGGAGCAAAAATTACGGTAATGATGCTACTGGTTTTTGCCTTTGTAGCTTCTGGGTTTGAACATAGTGTCGCTAATATGGTTACATTTGCAGTTGCGCTAGCTATACCTCATCCTGATACAGTCACATTATTGGGAGCAATCCATAATTTACTTCCGGTAACGCTAGGGAACATCTTAGGTGGTGGATTATTTGTGGGTGGGTTATATGTATTCCTTACAACTACATCCAATTCAAATGAACAAATAATCAGGTCAAATGAACGAGTTAGGATGATTGAAACCAATTATCTAAACAAAATTAAAGCATAG
- a CDS encoding endonuclease MutS2, with the protein MKQDTTNVLEFQQIKETISEFALTSAGKEKILELKPSTHLKQIEAMLDEVLEAVEIMKKSASVPVHGLEGMENLLNNLHKGNVLRADQFNKLSDFLDCCVKMKRYMKDKEHFAPRVSSYVDMIEELPDLAFEINHCIRNGQVDDYASKPLLKIRKQIAIQEERLKEKTMQLIRSNKYKLFLQENVVSQRNGRYVIPIKKEYKNKVKGTVLDISASGSTFFIEPEDIALFQDEINWLFADEEVEVQKILQYLTGLVEEKEAQIRLAIETMVHYDFLFAKAKYCRLIEGVRVSVNDSHDINLISAKHPLLGEKAVPLSMKMANEQNALIITGPNTGGKTVAIKTVGLLTTMTQCGLLIPVEKGSSISIYQKILVDIGDGQSITENLSTFSSRIKNIIEILKDTNEYTMVLLDELGSGTDPSEGMGLATAILEQLHEKGATILATTHYSEIKDFANQHPGFINGSMEFDLETLQPTYHLNIGKGGESQAFAIALKLGIHPRIIERAHKITYKEDKEYLSSETDRWKLIELEKQVIVNKHKRKEEQKTELSYPIFVQGDNVLVTSTNEYGIVYKGPDKEGNYIVQIKGEKVSVNHKRLKLYISSKELYPEDYDFTIIFESKDNRKKSKMLSREHIQGLTIDHSDSSSL; encoded by the coding sequence TTGAAACAGGATACTACAAATGTTTTAGAATTTCAGCAAATTAAAGAAACAATTTCCGAGTTTGCGCTAACATCGGCGGGAAAAGAGAAAATTTTAGAATTAAAACCATCAACCCATTTAAAACAAATTGAGGCGATGCTCGATGAAGTTTTAGAGGCGGTAGAAATAATGAAAAAAAGTGCAAGTGTGCCTGTACATGGATTAGAAGGGATGGAAAACTTACTAAATAATCTCCATAAAGGGAACGTCCTGAGGGCAGACCAATTTAACAAGTTATCTGATTTTCTTGATTGCTGTGTAAAAATGAAGCGGTATATGAAGGATAAGGAACATTTTGCACCAAGAGTATCTTCGTATGTAGACATGATTGAGGAACTACCAGATCTTGCTTTTGAAATTAATCATTGTATTCGTAATGGACAGGTCGATGATTATGCAAGTAAACCACTATTGAAAATAAGAAAACAAATTGCGATCCAAGAAGAACGTCTTAAAGAAAAAACGATGCAATTAATCCGTTCAAATAAATATAAATTGTTTTTACAAGAAAATGTGGTTAGTCAACGCAATGGAAGATATGTAATACCAATCAAAAAGGAATATAAAAACAAAGTAAAAGGGACCGTACTTGATATATCTGCCTCTGGGTCAACATTCTTTATTGAGCCAGAAGATATTGCTTTATTTCAAGATGAAATAAATTGGTTGTTTGCAGATGAAGAGGTAGAAGTACAAAAGATACTTCAATATTTAACAGGATTGGTTGAAGAAAAGGAAGCGCAAATTCGCTTAGCAATTGAAACGATGGTCCATTATGACTTTTTATTTGCAAAAGCAAAGTATTGCCGTTTGATTGAGGGTGTAAGAGTCAGCGTAAATGATTCTCATGACATAAACCTCATCAGTGCAAAACATCCATTGCTCGGAGAAAAGGCTGTTCCACTAAGTATGAAAATGGCGAATGAACAAAATGCACTTATTATCACTGGGCCTAATACAGGCGGAAAAACTGTTGCAATTAAAACAGTGGGCTTACTCACGACCATGACTCAATGTGGACTTTTAATTCCTGTTGAAAAAGGAAGCTCAATCAGTATCTATCAAAAAATTTTAGTAGATATTGGGGATGGTCAAAGTATTACAGAAAACCTTAGTACATTCAGTTCTAGAATCAAGAATATTATTGAAATCTTAAAGGATACAAATGAATATACAATGGTTCTTCTTGATGAACTGGGTTCAGGAACGGATCCGAGTGAGGGAATGGGACTTGCAACGGCTATCTTAGAACAGCTCCACGAAAAGGGGGCTACAATTCTAGCTACGACCCATTATAGTGAAATAAAAGATTTCGCAAATCAACACCCAGGCTTTATTAATGGATCAATGGAATTTGATTTGGAAACTCTCCAGCCAACCTACCATTTGAATATCGGCAAGGGTGGAGAAAGTCAGGCGTTTGCGATCGCACTCAAGCTTGGAATTCACCCAAGGATTATTGAAAGAGCCCATAAAATTACTTATAAGGAAGATAAAGAATATCTTAGTTCAGAAACTGATCGCTGGAAATTAATTGAATTAGAAAAACAGGTTATTGTAAATAAACATAAGAGGAAGGAAGAGCAAAAAACAGAATTGTCGTACCCTATTTTTGTCCAAGGTGATAATGTACTTGTTACTTCAACGAATGAATATGGAATAGTTTATAAAGGACCTGATAAAGAGGGGAATTATATAGTTCAAATTAAAGGGGAAAAGGTATCCGTAAACCATAAAAGATTAAAATTATATATTTCCTCAAAGGAACTTTATCCGGAAGATTATGATTTTACTATTATCTTTGAATCCAAAGACAATCGGAAAAAAAGTAAAATGCTCTCTCGGGAACATATTCAAGGGTTAACCATTGATCATTCGGATTCATCATCCTTATGA
- a CDS encoding ATP-binding cassette domain-containing protein, with amino-acid sequence MITVSNVSLRYGERKLFEDVNIKFTPGNCYGLIGANGAGKSTFLKILSGDIDAQTGTVQLGPNERMAVLKQNHFEYEENEVLKTVIMGHTRLYQVMLEKDAIYMKENFTDEDGMKAAELEGEFADLNGWEAESEAAILLKGLGITDDLHDKKMAELTGSEKVKVLLAQALFGRPDVLLLDEPTNHLDIKAIQWLEEFLINFENTVIVVSHDRHFLNKVCTNIADLDFGKIQLYVGNYDFWYESSQLASRISQDTNKKKEEKIKELQAFIARFSANASKSKQATSRKKLLDKITLDDIKPSSRRYPYVGFTPEREIGNDLLRVEGLSKTIDGVNVLDNISFVMNKDDKIALVGTNEIAKTTLCKILMGEMEADSGTFKWGITTSQAYFPKDNSEFFENSELNLVDWLRQFSPKDDSESFLRGFLGRMLFSGEEVLKKSSVLSGGEKVRCMLSKMMLSGANVLLLDEPTNHLDLESITALNNGLINFKGSMIFATHDHQFIETIANRIFELTPKGLIDKQMSYDEYLEDADLQKQVAEMYQ; translated from the coding sequence ATGATTACAGTAAGTAATGTAAGTTTACGATATGGCGAAAGAAAACTGTTTGAAGATGTGAATATTAAATTTACTCCCGGAAATTGTTATGGTCTGATTGGAGCTAATGGCGCTGGAAAATCAACGTTTTTAAAGATCCTTTCAGGTGATATTGATGCTCAAACTGGAACAGTTCAACTTGGTCCAAATGAGCGTATGGCTGTTTTAAAACAAAACCATTTTGAATACGAGGAAAATGAAGTATTAAAAACGGTTATAATGGGACATACCCGCCTTTATCAGGTGATGCTTGAAAAAGATGCTATTTATATGAAAGAAAACTTTACAGATGAAGATGGTATGAAAGCTGCAGAACTTGAAGGAGAATTTGCTGATTTAAACGGATGGGAAGCTGAGTCAGAAGCTGCTATTTTATTAAAAGGTTTAGGGATTACAGATGACCTTCATGATAAAAAGATGGCAGAATTAACTGGTTCAGAAAAGGTGAAGGTTCTTCTTGCACAGGCACTTTTCGGTAGACCAGATGTTTTACTTCTTGATGAGCCTACCAACCATTTAGATATCAAAGCTATTCAATGGCTTGAAGAATTCTTAATTAATTTCGAAAATACCGTTATTGTTGTATCCCATGACCGTCATTTTTTAAATAAGGTTTGTACAAATATTGCTGATTTAGACTTTGGCAAAATTCAACTTTACGTTGGAAACTATGATTTCTGGTATGAATCCAGCCAATTGGCCTCAAGGATTTCTCAAGATACCAACAAAAAGAAAGAAGAAAAGATAAAAGAACTGCAAGCATTTATTGCCCGCTTTAGTGCAAATGCTTCTAAATCAAAGCAAGCAACATCACGTAAAAAATTATTAGACAAAATTACCTTAGATGATATTAAACCTTCTTCTCGTCGTTATCCTTATGTTGGCTTCACACCTGAACGTGAAATCGGAAATGATTTACTTAGGGTGGAAGGGTTATCCAAGACAATTGATGGTGTTAATGTTCTTGATAATATTAGTTTTGTTATGAATAAAGACGATAAAATTGCACTCGTCGGAACAAATGAAATTGCTAAAACAACTCTCTGTAAAATATTAATGGGTGAAATGGAAGCTGACAGTGGAACATTTAAATGGGGTATTACAACCTCCCAAGCATATTTTCCAAAGGATAACTCTGAGTTTTTTGAGAATAGTGAGTTAAATCTTGTTGATTGGCTCCGTCAGTTTTCTCCAAAGGATGATAGTGAAAGCTTCTTACGTGGATTCTTAGGAAGAATGCTATTTTCGGGAGAAGAAGTTCTTAAAAAATCAAGCGTTCTATCTGGTGGCGAGAAAGTTCGTTGCATGCTTTCAAAAATGATGTTAAGTGGAGCTAACGTATTGCTTCTAGATGAACCAACAAACCACCTTGACTTAGAATCCATTACAGCTTTAAACAATGGTTTGATTAACTTTAAAGGCTCGATGATTTTTGCCACTCATGACCATCAGTTTATCGAAACAATTGCAAACCGAATATTCGAATTGACACCAAAAGGATTAATTGATAAGCAAATGAGTTATGATGAGTATCTTGAAGATGCAGATTTACAAAAACAAGTAGCAGAAATGTATCAATAA
- a CDS encoding YuzL family protein, translating into MGKRKKDPSTIGLPSSQVEGQGSTTTETGSKSMSASRKKQKKS; encoded by the coding sequence ATGGGAAAACGCAAAAAGGATCCATCAACGATAGGCCTTCCTTCATCGCAAGTAGAAGGGCAGGGCAGTACAACAACAGAAACAGGAAGTAAGTCAATGTCAGCATCAAGAAAAAAACAAAAGAAAAGCTAA
- a CDS encoding YkuS family protein: protein MAKVGVEQSLTNIQQALREKGYDVVELKQEADAKNCDCCVVTGLDSNVMGMQDTYTKGSVIDAAGMSADEVCREVENRVQ from the coding sequence ATGGCAAAAGTTGGAGTAGAACAATCCCTTACAAATATTCAACAGGCTCTTCGGGAAAAAGGCTATGACGTTGTGGAATTAAAACAAGAAGCTGATGCTAAGAATTGTGATTGTTGTGTCGTTACTGGTCTTGATTCAAATGTAATGGGAATGCAGGATACTTATACAAAAGGGTCTGTAATCGATGCAGCTGGAATGTCTGCCGATGAGGTATGCCGTGAGGTGGAAAATAGAGTCCAGTAA
- a CDS encoding Hsp20/alpha crystallin family protein produces the protein MDIEKLKQWMDVAQNMQGGDFWKNVFDQEFAKQFMNDQAFNSSFTGFDNNSSRKESTSQPEQSPRTFPLIDLFEGDQEVLVLIELPGVPKDKIELGLSGNVLSIKGVAMPLHTNLNPTYSERFYGEFQRQIKLPDMVSPNDLSAKFWNGILFVSYKRFLENKEIIPID, from the coding sequence ATGGATATAGAAAAATTAAAACAATGGATGGATGTTGCCCAAAATATGCAGGGGGGAGACTTTTGGAAAAATGTCTTTGACCAGGAATTTGCCAAGCAATTTATGAATGACCAAGCCTTTAATTCTTCGTTCACAGGCTTCGATAATAATTCTTCACGGAAAGAGTCTACATCTCAACCAGAGCAAAGTCCCCGAACTTTTCCACTTATAGATCTATTTGAAGGGGACCAGGAGGTTTTAGTGTTAATTGAACTTCCAGGGGTTCCAAAAGACAAAATTGAGCTAGGTCTAAGTGGAAATGTTCTTTCCATCAAAGGAGTGGCCATGCCATTGCATACGAATTTAAACCCTACTTATTCGGAAAGATTCTACGGAGAATTTCAAAGACAAATTAAATTGCCAGATATGGTCAGCCCCAATGACTTAAGTGCAAAGTTTTGGAATGGAATTTTATTTGTAAGCTATAAACGCTTTTTAGAGAATAAAGAAATAATCCCAATAGATTAA